In Trichoderma asperellum chromosome 1, complete sequence, a single window of DNA contains:
- a CDS encoding uncharacterized protein (TransMembrane:8 (i197-214o220-237i291-311o331-356i377-398o514-533i561-585o597-617i)), producing MSSLRGLVGKGEDRGLEGNFGVDYVIHYRVPPKEKAKAEAAFVQLIEALANIGLTTSVRCGDECSLLVFTRLASDEVLAQQVYSSRLQDWLQGIRISGPGSDVSQAIRDEPVTEAERLRLIYLLITQTRNEGGAGITQGQGQWKYVESIFPLHNNAFNKEWLHKWSQKYVLDQSDLDDIRDKFGEDVAFYFAFLKDYFRFQIFPAAVGFSAWLILGQFSVFYAICSSLWSVVFFEYWKRKEADLAISWGVRGVSKIQHQRPEFQWDFETADLVTGEPIKVYPFTKRLQTQLLQIPFALACVVILGGLVAIVNSLEIFINEVYGGPGKQYLGFLPSILLAVLTPTFSTILMTAAKTLTDKENYDTMDAHHAALVQKQFVLNFMTSYMALTFTAFVYIPFGNILQPFLNFWGKTAQTITMSEVPLDTHQFEANPQRIANQMYYTTVTAQIINTLTEVVVPYIKHKASVKAKELSTKDTIKNNDPPEEAEFLKRVRNQTGLDVYDVTADYREMVMQYGYLSLFSVSWPLTACFFLLNNWVELRSDALKIVIGCRRPIPWRADSIGPWLTALGFLSWLGSVTSAAIVYLCSRDKQNGSVSHITAGGVLLSILLAEHLYFAAQLAVRFVMGKVESPGLQRERKERFQMRKKLLEETVGHVVGEKAAVALPGAEKTEQITRKTLEEEARLASIHGHGSPEELFWQRQRGIQETILVGRKLIEEQSSGKS from the exons ATGTCGAGCCTGCGGGGCTTGGTCGGTAAAGGAGAGGATCGAGGCCTGGAGGGCAATTTTGG CGTCGATTATGTGATTCATTATCGAGTACCGCCCAAGG AGAAAGCCAAGGCAGAGGCCGCCTTTGTTCAGCTCATTGAAGCCCTCGCCAACATTGGTCTCACCACTTCCGTCCGCTGCGGCGATGAGTGCTCTCTCCTTGTCTTCACCAGGCTCGCCTCAGATGAAGTTCTAGCTCAGCAGGTCTACAGCTCTCGTCTCCAAGACTGGCTGCAGGGCATACGCATCTCTGGCCCGGGAAGCGATGTCTCACAGGCAATCCGTGATGAGCCTGTTACCGAAGCCGAGAGGCTGCGGTTGATATACCTGCTGATTACCCAAACTCGAAATGAAGGGGGCGCGGGAATCAcccaaggacaaggacaatGGAAATATGTCGAGTCCATCTTCCCGCTTCATAACAATGCTTTCAACAAGGAGTGGCTGCACAAATGGAGCCAAAAGTATGTCCTAGACCAGTCCGATCTGGACGACATTCGAGACAAGTTTGGCGAGGACGTTGCGTTTTATTTTGCCTTTCTCAAGGATTACTTTCGCTTCCAAATATTCCCTGCTGCGGTAGGCTTTTCTGCTTGGTTGATATTGGGCCAATTCTCTGTCTTTTACGCCATCTGTAGCTCTCTCTGGTCCGTCGTCTTTTTTGAGTACTGGAAGCGGAAAGAGGCGGATTTGGCTATTTCTTGGGGGGTCCGCGGCGTCTCCAAAATTCAGCATCAACGACCGGAATTTCAGTGGGACTTTGAGACCGCAGACTTGGTTACGGGAGAGCCTATCAAAGTCTATCCTTTTACTAAGAGGCTGCAGACTCAGCTCCTTCAGATTCCATTTGCCCTAGCTTGCGTTGTTATACTTGGTGGACTTGTTGCAATAGTTAACTCTTTGGAAATTTTCATCAATGAGGTTTATGGTGGCCCAGGAAAGCAGTATCTG GGCTTCCTTCCTAGCATACTGCTTGCTGTTCTGACTCCAACCTTTTCTACCATTCTTATGACCGCAGCCAAAACACTGACGGATAAAGAAAATTACGATACCATGGATG CACACCATGCGGCTCTTGTCCAAAAACAGTTTGTTCTCAACTTCATGACCTCGTATATGGCCTTGACATTCACGGCTTTTGTTTACATTCCTTTTGGTAATATCTTGCAACCATTTTTGAACTTTTGGGGCAAGACGGCACAAACCATCACCATGAGCGAGGTTCCCTTGGACACTCATCAGTTTGAGGCCAATCCCCAGCGAATCGCTAATCAAATGTACTATACTACGGTCACGGCGCAAATCATCAATACCCTTACCGAAGTTGTCGTGCCGTATATCAAGCACAAGGCTTCTGTCAAGGCAAAGGAGCTCTCAACCAAGGACACGATTAAAAACAACGACCCACCTGAGGAAGCCGAATTCTTAAAACGAGTGCGCAATCAGACCGGACTGGATGTGTATGACGTTACTGCAGATTACCGTGAGATGGTTATGCAGTATG gttatctctctctcttttctgtctcATGGCCTCTTACGGCTTGCTTTTTCCTCTTGAATAACTGGGTCGAGCTGCGGTCTGACGCCCTAAAAATCGTCATTGGCTGTCGCCGACCCATCCCATGGCGAGCTGATTCTATCGGTCCGTGGCTGACGGCCCTTGGCTTCCTTTCATGGCTTGGTAGCGTTACCAGTGCTGCCATTGTTTATCTATGCAGTCGTGATAAGCAAAACGGCTCTGTATCTCATATCACCGCGGGTGGCGTTCTACTAAGCATCCTTTTAGCGGAGCATCTCTATTTTGCAGCCCAGCTCGCCGTCAGGTTTGTCATGGGTAAGGTGGAGAGCCCCGGTCTCCAGAGGGAGCGAAAGGAACGCTTccagatgaggaagaagctatTGGAGGAGACTGTCGGCCACGTGGTGGGTGAGAAGGCTGCAGTCGCCCTCCCAGGGGCCGAAAAGACGGAGCAAATCACGAGGAAAAcgctggaagaggaggcccGTCTGGCCTCGATCCATGGACATGGGTCACCAGAAGAATT GTTctggcagcgccagcgagGCATACAGGAGACAATCTTGGTCGGGCGGAAATTGATCGAAGAGCAGTCTAGCGGCAAGTCTTGA
- a CDS encoding uncharacterized protein (EggNog:ENOG41~TransMembrane:1 (o24-43i)), producing MGLLTFLGLRRENQWERFTLLDKFLLSPLTFITINVYHFLLFLRGQPFTPPRGRPAIRVVCISDTHEQFVDIPPGDILIHAGDLTQSGTAEEIQKQIDWLKSQPHKVKIVVAGNHDSWFDPRSRLDQDIKSNAVVNLDGLLYLESGLNVQEIKGRKLTIFGAPDVPECGPESFAFQYPPSQPPWFSLIPPQTDILVTHCPPKHHMDLGLGDPQLLKELWRVKPRLHVFGHIHWGHGKESAFFDDMQLAYERLLSRPPRGPFWDFIPNAAWWDHFYVVWHGVHAVLWKWIMGGPGSNQGSLMVNASQAYGGTGKVKNRAIVVDI from the exons ATGGGCCTCCTCACCTTTCTCGGCCTTCGCCGGGAGAACCAGTGGGAGCGCTTCACTCTGCTCGACAAGTTTCTCCTCTCGCCGTTGAccttcatcaccatcaatgTCTATCActtcctgctcttcctccGCGGCCAGCCTTTCACTCCTCCGCGCGGCAGACCCGCCATCCGCGTCGTCTGCATATCCGACACTCACGAACAATTCGTCGACATCCCCCCCGGTGACATTCTCATCCACGCCGGCGACTTGACCCAGTCCGGGACCGCTGAAGAAATCCAGAAGCAGATCGACTGGCTGAAGAGCCAGCCGCACAAGGTCAAAATCGTCGTCGCAGGAAATCATGACAGCTGGTTTGACCCGCGTAGCCGCCTGGACCAGGACATCAAGTCCAACGCGGTCGTGAACCTGGACGGACTGCTTTACCTCGAGAGCGGCCTGAACGTGCAGGAGATCAAAGGGAGGAAACTGACTATTTTTGGCGCACCGGACGTTCCAGAATGCGGTCCAGAGAGCTTCGC GTTTCAATATCCGCCTTCTCAGCCCCCATGGTTTAGCTTGATCCCCCCGCAAACTGATATTCTCGTGACTCATTGTCCTCCG AAACATCACATGGATCTCGGCCTAGGTGACCCTCAACTTCTGAAAGAGCTCTGGCGCGTCAAGCCCCGTCTTCACGTTTTCGGCCACATCCACTGGGGCCACGGAAAGGAATCTGCCTTCTTCGACGACATGCAGCTTGCCTATGAGCGGCTGCTCTCTCGTCCTCCCCGAGGTCCCTTTTGGGACTTTATCCCCAACGCTGCTTGGTGGGATCATTTCTACGTGGTGTGGCACGGTGTTCACGCTGTGCTGTGGAAATGGATCATGGGCGGCCCGGGTAGCAACCAGGGCAGCTTGATGGTGAACGCCTCGCAAGCGTATGGAGGCACTGGGAAGGTGAAGAATAGGGCCATTGTCGTGGACATCTAG
- a CDS encoding uncharacterized protein (EggNog:ENOG41~CAZy:GH16) — translation MAYFLDTSYAGEALLSGFNWFDGVDPSHGFVDYQSRQNAEQMGLYSIDDSSGVVRIGVDSTHQYSLLDRGRPSIRIESKETYEHGLFIADFLHMPPSNCGLWPAFWTYGDNWPYDGEIDIIEGVNTAHTNIISAHTADGCTQDESINGLYSGHQLSTQCAVGTDNIGCGFNPSPEDVSSYGDGFNAAHGGVYAMEWNEENIRIWHFPRGFIPPDIENKEPDPESWGQPVAIFGGPSCDVDTYFKNMRLVLNINFCGDYGNAVWGKTDTCNQFAPTCAEYVAQNPEAFTNAFWDVRYIDAYQFRDGDRNPWPDRPNRPDQPEGPDWTGDYEPTTTTTMTTWATTTVTVSGPGNPRPPFTNDTRGNPIPDVPIEPVTAKAPVNPIKIKDYSYLGCFHSSSDFESFCEADSGEDMTLERCIDLCDSKKYAGVFATYCFCADELDARTRASQKEGLCSHVCPGNSQELCGGIIKHGGDGVGGLPGTVSNSTSAFALTLYGYVAEEEPKAPPAMAPGSDEVAPKAYPHQPWGEYSRTTTEVAEVTVFPVSEQGWRGHDESGWKGWNGNGWQDDGAESSKFGGEEHEDGKHKEEGESIAKGQEECDCDEDGKEKWNPANPEITKVVVQLTKTATDCPESTTAKEHVVIPAWLPPAESKPWDPANAKEHWGAVPPFGPLPPSPTPLSPHDDVESHQPPPPHPPFQTGAHPPSPPVVVAAAPGNHEGREKYLVIMGLSILAVIMGVL, via the exons ATGGCGTATTTTCTGGATACGTCGTATGCCGGAGAGGCGCTCCTCTCTGGCTTCAACTGGTTCGACGGGGTAGATCCTTCTCATGGATTTGTTGA CTACCAAAGCAGACAAAATGCCGAGCAAATGGGCCTTTACAGCATCGATGACAGTTCGGGGGTGGTTAGGATAGGAGTGGACAGCACGCACCAGTATTCACTTCTAGATCGAGGTCGACCGAGTATTCGGATTGAAAGCAAAGAGACATATGAGCATGGCCTGTTTATTGCAGACTTTCTACACATGCCCCCTTCAAACTGTGGTCTGTGGCCAGCGT TCTGGACATATGGCGATAACTGGCCCTATGACGGCGAGATTGACATTATAGAAGGAGTCAATACGGCGCATACCAACATTATATCCGCACACACTGCAGATGGCTGCACACAGGACGAATCTATAAACGGACTCTATAGCGGCCACCAACTAAGCACGCAATGTGCCGTGGGGACCGATAATATTGGCTGTGGCTTCAATCCCTCGCCTGAGGACGTCTCATCATATGGTGACGGATTCAACGCTGCTCACGGAGGCGTGTATGCCATGGAATGGAACGAAGAAAATATTCGCATCTGGCACTTTCCTCGTGGATTTATTCCTCCCGATATCGAGAATAAGGAGCCTGATCCCGAGAGCTGGGGACAGCCGGTGGCCATCTTTGGAGGCCCTAGCTGTGATGTGGATACATATTTCAAGAACATGAGACTCGTTCTCAACATT AACTTTTGCGGAGACTATGGCAATGCCGTCTGGGGCAAAACAGACACATGCAACCAATTTGCGCCGACGTGCGCTGAATACGTGGCTCAAAACCCAGAGGCCTTTACAAACGCCTTCTGGGACGTGCGATATATCGATGCTTACCAGTTCCGCGATGGTGATCGCAATCCGTGGCCAGACCGTCCGAATCGTCCAGATCAGCCCGAGGGGCCGGATTGGACAGGCGACTACGAGcccacgacgacgacgacaatgaCTACTTGGGCCACCACAACCGTAACAGTATCCGGGCCGGGGAATCCTCGTCCTCCATTTACCAATGATACTCGCGGCAATCCCATTCCAGATGTGCCAATTGAGCCTGTTACCGCCAAGGCGCCTGTTAATCCCATCAAGATCAAGGACTATTCGTATCTGGGATGCTTCCACTCGAGCAGTGATTTCGAATCATTCTGCGAAGCTGATTCCGGGGAAGACATGACTCTCGAGCGGTGTATTGATCTCTGTGATTCCAAGAAATACGCCGGCGTGTTCGCCACCTACTGCTTCTGCGCAGACGAGCTCGATGCCCGCACAAGAGCATCCCAAAAAGAAGGTCTATGCAGCCACGTCTGTCCGGGAAACAGCCAAGAGTTGTGCGGCGGAATCATCAAACATGGAGGAGACGGCGTAGGCGGACTTCCAGGAACAGTTTCCAATTCAACTTCGGCTTTTGCCCTCACTTTATATGGCTATGTTGCGGAGGAAGAGCCCAAAGCTCCTCCCGCAATGGCGCCTGGGTCGGATGAGGTCGCGCCGAAGGCTTATCCTCATCAGCCGTGGGGGGAGTATTCCAGGACGACTACTGAAGTTGCCGAAGTGACGGTCTTTCCGGTTTCTGAGCAAGGTTGGCGCGGGCATGACGAGAGTGGGTGGAAAGGCTGGAACGGCAATGGCTGGCAGGACGACGGCGCTGAATCGTCGAAGTTTGGAGGAGAGGAACACGAAGATGGCAAGCataaagaagagggagaatcTATCGCCAAGGGACAAGAAGAATGCGACTGCGATGAGGATGGCAAGGAGAAGTGGAACCCAGCAAATCCAGAGATTACCAAGGTTGTGGTTCAGTTGACGAAGACGGCTACAGACTGCCCGGAAAGCACCACGGCGAAGGAGCATGTTGTGATACCGGCTTGGCTGCCCCCTGCGGAGTCGAAGCCATGGGATCCTGCTAATGCTAAGGAGCACTGGGGTGCTGTCCCTCCTTTTGGTCCTTTGCCGCCTTCACCTACTCCTCTATCTCCTCATGATGATGTTGAGTCTCATcagcctccacctccacATCCTCCATTTCAAACAGGAGCGCATCCGCCATCTCCTCCAGTGGTCgttgcagcagcgccggggAACCACGAAGGTAGAGAGAAATATCTCGTCATTATGGGATTGAGCATACTAGCTGTTATCATGGGAGTGTTGTAA
- a CDS encoding uncharacterized protein (TransMembrane:2 (i177-198o255-277i)): protein MEFITALRGTFDGQKPSLFEVLSEQQLNGLLPPTLRYLLVVATHRHPRYLLRILNSFDELYALVMLAVERHYLRTRGGSFTENFYGLKREKALHGEIPRASLAAPHLVRETLKLTTKDVWQNLAVLVGVPYLKRKLDESYDVNAPRALLGAAYTRMPDNPTMRDRFMHYYRWFLRNIYPHVNAAYCFAMLAFNLAYLFDRTKYHNPLMWLIGTRLRRMTMADYQAIEKLSEPAANAAKPGLRSLLSAPKELGSRAMSSLSMLLPMSIFALKFLEWWYQSDFAKQLSRKAAESIELPPPIVSGKTSFGKKQAADSDKAEEKEEESKEVVITEKEAPIATPSMLPIFVVRFPEDSSLCPICVDEIVTPTVCQTGVVYCYTCIHRWIEGMHPKQEEFMEDREGKWESGQGRCAVTGKRVLGGTEGLRRIIV from the coding sequence ATGGAGTTCATCACAGCCCTCAGGGGCACCTTTGACGGCCAGAAGCCCTCGCTCTTCGAGGTGCTCTCTGAACAGCAGCTTAACGGCCTGCTGCCCCCGACACTGCGATacctcctcgtcgtcgctaCCCACCGACATCCGCGATACCTGCTCCGGATCCTCAACTCCTTTGACGAGCTGTACGCGCTGGTGATGCTCGCCGTCGAGCGCCACTACCTGCGCACCCGTGGTGGCTCCTTTACAGAGAATTTTTACGGCCTGAAGCGCGAAAAGGCCCTTCACGGCGAGATCCCGAGAGCGAGCCTCGCCGCGCCGCATTTGGTCCGCGAGACGCTGAAGCTGACGACCAAGGACGTGTGGCAGAATCTGGCGGTTCTGGTCGGCGTACCGTATCTGAAGAGGAAGCTGGATGAATCTTACGATGTCAACGCGCCCAGAGCGCTACTTGGCGCAGCATACACGCGGATGCCAGACAACCCGACGATGCGCGATCGATTTATGCACTACTACCGGTGGTTTCTGCGCAACATTTACCCACACGTAAACGCAGCCTACTGCTTTGCCATGCTGGCCTTTAACCTGGCCTACCTGTTTGACCGAACGAAATACCACAACCCGCTGATGTGGCTCATTGGGACGAGGCTACGGCGGATGACCATGGCAGACTACCAAGCCATCGAGAAGCTGTCCGAGCCCGCGGCCAATGCCGCCAAGCCCGGCCTTCGATCTCTACTATCCGCGCCCAAGGAGTTGGGTTCCAGGGCCATGTCAAGCCTATCCATGCTGCTACCTATGAGTATTTTCGCGTTGAAATTCCTGGAATGGTGGTATCAGTCAGACTTTGCGAAGCAACTATCACGAAAGGCAGCTGAGAGCATCGAACTGCCTCCTCCGATAGTATCCGGAAAGACATCCTTTGGCAAGAAACAGGCTGCAGACTCCGATAAAgcggaagagaaggaggaggagtcaAAGGAAGTTGTCATTACGGAAAAGGAGGCCCCAATTGCAACGCCATCCATGCTtcccatcttcgtcgtccgaTTCCCAGAAGACTCGTCTCTATGCCCCATATGTGTCGATGAGATTGTCACGCCGACGGTTTGCCAGACAGGCGTCGTCTATTGCTACACATGCATACACCGATGGATCGAGGGCATGCACCCCAAGCAAGAGGAATTCATGGAAGACCGTGAAGGCAAGTGGGAGAGCGGCCAGGGCCGGTGCGCCGTTACGGGGAAACGGGTTCTTGGCGGCACAGAAGGCCTGAGGAGGATCATTGTATAA
- a CDS encoding uncharacterized protein (EggNog:ENOG41) has translation MAQLTTLPNEILHNILQWLTPKDLGSLPRVCRALHSYVKDNQKLCHDLYLHHFDSPPTEEGFDWEDELHSIVRLENICLRETAEEKEGELSFVYDVVTRMLQHASSTGNAVEASDTQYASRNVDFLNSLFENEVNREAFLQKSSLFERVYRSQHQIPSKNLSKEQRQQSAKLHCLYGKPVLQVGRLRSARTYPYACSRVYDIRQYTTQSRWGPFMNDGSDRVDWEKVEAILIVLGNNVYAKKLTRLFSDIWDNPFSGSWKSSFISSPSPDITSLDAMDPYGVTGTWYRIVCFLDYNDFFSYNFTNPERDESPLHTLDVGEATRLIIMRIHVTKIEQAGPQSEYSSDLPIVHFEGISRPLDDSWDDNASSDLRGTVGLTKEGEVRWTSVSIFHGHERWKSEGVQVGGVRSARGVIGNWFDRDYDPHGPCGPSAYWKASDSEVAHGTHAVLPRNFLLWSALLQMEDSDDPEGDMEYTMENEEDDEEDDSESEPVGNELPELLLDAEFEIIELTHHIEEPPSGA, from the exons ATGGCCCAACTAACGACTTTGCCAAATGAGATTCTTCACAACATCCTCCAGTGGCTGACGCCGAAGGATCTCGGATCCCTACCCCGCGTCTGCCGAGCACTTCACAGCTACGTGAAGGACAACCAGAAGCTGTGTCACGATCTCTATCTGCATCATTTT GACTCGCCTCCAACTGAGGAGGGATTTGATTGGGAGGATGAACTACACAGCATCGTCAGATTAGAGAATATCTGTCTGCGCGAAACagctgaagagaaa GAGGGTGAACTGAGTTTTGTATACGATGTTGTAACTCGGATGCTCCAGCATGCCTCTTCTACGGGAAATGCTGTAGAGGCCTCTGACACTCAGTACGCCTCAAGAAACGTGGATTTTCTAAATAGTCTCTTTGAGAACGAGGTGAACCGCGAGGCCTTCCTTCAAAAGTCGTCCCTCTTTGAGAGGGTCTACAGATCCCAGCACCAAATACCGTCTAAGAACCTGAGCAAAGAGCAACGACAACAAAGTGCAAAGCTACACTGTTTATACGGCAAACCAGTTCTCCAGGTTGGGAGACTGCGTTCGGCGAGGACTTATCCATATGCCTGCTCCAGGGTCTACGACATCCGGCAATACACCACCCAGTCTCGATGGGGCCCCTTTATGAACGATGGGAGCGACCGCGTGGACTGGGAGAAGGTCGAAGCGATCCTTATTGTGTTGGGGAACAATGTTTACGCCAAGAAGCTCACTCGGCTTTTTAGCGATATCTGGGACAATCCCTTCTCTGGATCTTGGAAAAGCAGCTTCATATCTTCTCCTAGTCCTGATATAACATCGTTGGACGCTATGGATCCATATGGCGTGACTGGCACTTGGTATCGA attgtttgttttcttgaCTATAACGACTTCTTTAGCTACAATTTTACCAATCCTGAGCGAGACGAGTCTCCCCTTCATACGCTCGATGTTGGTGAAGCGACTCGATTGATCATCATGAGGATTCACGTCACTAAGATTGAGCAAGCCGGGCCGCAATCAGAATACTCGTCGGATTTGCCGATAGTGCACTTTGAGGGTATCTCTCGCCCGCTCGATGATTCATGGGACGACAATGCGTCGTCTGATCTTCGAG GGACCGTCGGCTTAACGAAAGAGGGCGAGGTACGGTGGACATCAGTATCCATCTTTCACGGACATGAGAGGTGGAAGAGTGAAGGCGTCCAGGTCGGTGGGGTACGATCTGCTCGGGGGGTGATTGGGAACTGGTTTGATAG GGACTACGATCCTCACGGCCCCTGCGGGCCATCGGCCTATTGGAAAGCTAGCGACTCTGAAGTAGCACACGGCACGCACGCTGTTCTTCCAAGGAATTTCTTGCTGTGGAGCGCGCTGCTCCAGATGGAAGACTCTGATGATCCAGAAGGCGACATGGAGTACACTATGGAgaacgaggaagacgatgaggaagacgatTCGGAGTCGGAGCCAGTGGGCAATGAGCTGCCAGAGCTGCTGTTAGATGCGGAATTTGAGATTATCGAGCTTACCCATCATATCGAGGAGCCACCGTCGGGAGCTTAA
- a CDS encoding uncharacterized protein (EggNog:ENOG41~SECRETED:SignalP(1-21)), which yields MFGFGTARTIAWLALIAATHAVPLDLQGRGAAILPSNDPFYAVPADVGNSAPGTILKHRPPPAQIAAFGLAPVNLQGSHQILYRTNDNFGNATATVVTVLIPHNADLSKVLSYQVAQDSACKDCAPSFALQLESAALGSLGTLVTQAELLLVEAALNRGWVVILPDHEGPTAAFLANRQAGQATLDGVRAALSSGSFTGISKDATVALWGYSGGSLASGWAAELQPTYAPELKIAGAALGGTVPNITTVLSEINKSVFAGILPAGIVGLANQYPQINSVIEEHVLPQYQSLFNKVRNQCLTADLTDFLFKDVLGMLDDPSLPFTQPDLLKIQNDNALGQAIPKIPLYVYKSTEDELSPVSETDALVSKYCGGGTPVKYVRDILSEHGTLAITGAVKALAWLIDVLDEGEVQNSCSTSTVISSLLDPSTLEILPGFIIDALLDLLGNPVGPVLIG from the coding sequence ATGTTTGGATTTGGTACAGCTCGCACAATCGCGTGGCTCGCCTTGATAGCTGCCACTCACGCGGTGCCCCTCGACTTACAAGGGAGAGGAGCTGCCATACTTCCCAGCAATGACCCCTTCTACGCCGTGCCTGCAGACGTGGGCAATTCAGCCCCAGGGACCATATTGAAACATCGTCCGCCACCGGCGCAGATTGCAGCCTTCGGACTGGCCCCCGTGAACCTCCAGGGCAGCCACCAAATCCTGTACAGGACCAACGACAACTTTGGAAACGCCACAGCAACCGTCGTCACTGTCTTGATCCCCCATAACGCAGACCTAAGCAAGGTCTTGTCCTATCAGGTAGCCCAAGATTCGGCCTGCAAGGACTGCGCTCCTTCCTTTGCACTTCAACTCGAATCAGCTGCTCTAGGATCTCTAGGCACGCTGGTCACGCAGGCTGAGCTGCTTCTTGTCGAGGCGGCTCTGAATCGAGGGTGGGTCGTCATTCTCCCTGACCATGAGGGTCCAACCGCCGCCTTCTTAGCCAACCGACAGGCTGGCCAAGCAACCCTTGACGGAGTCCGAGCCGCCCTCAGCTCTGGTAGCTTCACTGGTATTTCCAAGGATGCCACCGTTGCCTTATGGGGCTATTCTGGCGGCAGCCTTGCTTCTGGCTGGGCCGCGGAGCTGCAGCCAACCTATGCGCCGGAGCTGAAAATCGCTGGTGCTGCGCTGGGAGGCACCGTGCCCAACATTACCACCGTTCTCTCGGAGATTAATAAGAGTGTTTTTGCTGGCATCCTCCCCGCTGGCATCGTCGGCCTGGCGAACCAATATCCCCAAATCAACAGCGTTATCGAGGAACACGTGCTGCCGCAGTATCAATCCCTGTTTAACAAGGTGAGGAACCAGTGCCTCACTGCCGATCTCACGGATTTTCTCTTCAAGGATGTGTTAGGCATGCTGGATGACCCATCTCTGCCCTTTACGCAACCCGATCTTTTGAAAATCCAAAACGACAACGCTCTTGGCCAAGCCATACCCAAGATCCCGCTGTACGTTTACAAGTCTACTGAAGACGAGCTGAGCCCAGTCAGTGAGACAGATGCCTTGGTGAGCAAATATTGCGGGGGTGGTACTCCTGTGAAATACGTCAGAGACATTCTCTCGGAGCACGGAACTCTTGCCATCACTGGAGCCGTAAAAGCGTTGGCTTGGTTGATCGATGTGCTGGATGAAGGAGAGGTCCAAAATAGCTGCTCAACATCAACTGTTATATCGTCGCTACTTGATCCCAGTACATTGGAAATCCTTCCCGGTTTCATTATTGATGCTTTGCTGGATCTTCTTGGAAACCCAGTCGGGCCTGTTTTGATAGGATGA